In the Arachis ipaensis cultivar K30076 chromosome B10, Araip1.1, whole genome shotgun sequence genome, one interval contains:
- the LOC107620065 gene encoding uncharacterized protein LOC107620065 gives MTNKLAFEALDRTLRDIMILVSDRNKDLPFGGKVVVLGGDFRLASGLEQSTAQELRSFSDWILQIGEGRCGTMNFRDPSFFQDRPILASTVENVEEINNYIVDLLSGEEKNYLSTDSICGSDAYSDVDVDWINVEFLNHIRCSGLPNHSLKLKIGVSIILLRNIDPGGGLCNGTQLVVQDLGTK, from the exons ATGACTAACAAATTAGCATTTGAAGCGCTCGATAGGACATTGCGTGATATAATGATTTTGGTCTCTGATAGGAATAAAGATTTACCTTTTGGTGGGAAGGTGGTCGTTCTTGGTGGTGATTTCAG GTTAGCAAGTGGATTGGAACAATCAACTGCTCAGGAGTTAAGGTCGTTTTCAGATTGGATACTTCAAATCGGTGAAGGTCGATGTGGAACTATG AATTTTCGTGATCCAAGCTTTTTCCAGGATAGGCCAATACTGGCTTCGACTGTCGAGAATGTTGAAGAGATAAACAATTATATAGTTGACTTGTTGTCCGGTGAGGAGAAAAATTATCTCAGTACTGATTCGATATGTGGTAGTGATGCCTATTctgatgttgatgttgattggATAAATGTTGAATTCTTGAATCATATTAGGTGTTCTGGTCTACCTAATCATTCGTTGAAGTTGAAAATAGGTGTGTCTATTATTTTGTTGAGGAATATTGATCCAGGTGGGGGTTTGTGTAATGGGACTCAACTTGTTGTGCAAGATCTAGGGACAAAGTGA
- the LOC107620066 gene encoding uncharacterized protein LOC107620066: MDDIDQSEIYDLSINLFSQVGSVIDHPLFLQSEIQGCLDVGNPNYECSICGACFCMFAFTSLGGKVLDSVNDGRGPPQFIITGQNYHRIGSLLPDAGQKPKFAQLYIYDTQHEIMHSVISIGKQVYSCDFIVILCFSSRYNVLLIIFWQTSEIDKKLITELMQMIDTHNFIAQSFRRVKEFYQCHPSEIFCLKLYSQRKVDRRIYSAPSCDEVAALIVGDFDSSDHSRDIIVRFTVPLLFPYGEDRYQLNIAYRGEQPEYVPGRRTRVSLREFICFRLQIREHEDGIIHKCRRLFQQFVVDCFTMIESQMLYEIRMKQKRERIPIADRPKISCRVFHAKLKCLLSNLKEGMYTIEFQKRGLPHGHMLLWFNGESNLQSVEIVDEFIYAELPNPQKFPSLYNVVTKYMIHGSCSRLRPSSPCMKDGKCSKFYPKRFVDQTSFDEDGYPIYRRRNMAVTVKINDVDIDNRFVVPYNPLLLIKYQAHINLEFCNKSNVIKYLFKYVNKGPDRVTATIGETYDVGESSQVVDEIKQYYDCRYLLPSESMWRIFAYDIHHRWPSVQRLTFHLPNQQHVVFDDADITTHVYLRNKDLMTMLRRGCTSFRSIRTVNGVTYDTVQEACFAMGFLIDDKEYVSAIKEVAELASAAQLRRIFVMLLLSGSMGRPLAVWEQTCAYLSADILYRRRHELQYPDLTMSQDELQTFCLLEIEKLLQSNEKSLRNYASMPVPNNYLVSLFSNLMLLRELQYDTVSNILKLNKEQRVVYDKIIDCVSNKGHEFFFVGIASLLLPSGNTAHSMFNIPVELTEDTVYRIKKDSPKAEVV; encoded by the exons ATGGATGATATAGACCAATCAGAAATATATGATCTTTCGATAAATTTATTCAGTCAAGTTGGTTCTGTTATTGATCATCCTTTATTCTTGCAAAGTGAGATACAAG GTTGCCTTGATGTTGGTAATCCTAACTATGAATGTTCAATCTGTGGCGCGTGTTTTTG TATGTTTGCCTTCACGTCTCTTGGTGGTAAGGTATTGGATTCAGTGAATGATGGGAGGGGTCCACCGCAGTTTATAATAACTGGTCAAAATTATCATCGGATTGGAAGTTTGCTCCCAGATGCTGGTCAGAAGCCTAAATTTGCGCAGTTATATATATACGACACTCAGCATGAGATAATGCATAG TGTTATTTCTATTGGAAAACAGGTTTATAGCTGTGATTTCATAGTTATATTGTGTTTTTCTTCCCGTTATAATGTGTTATTAATCATTTTTTG gCAAACATCTGAGATAGAtaaaaaattgataactgagttgATGCAAATGATCGATACTCATAATTTTATAGCACAGTCATTTCGAAGAGTCAAAGAATTCTATCAGTGTCATCCATCTGAGATCTTCtgtttgaagttgtattcgcAAAGGAAGGTTGATCGAAGAATTTACAGTGCTCCCTCTTGCGATGAAGTTGCTGCTTTGATTGTTGGAGATTTTGATTCGTCGGATCATAGTCGTGACATTATTGTTCGATTTACTG TTCCTTTGTTGTTTCCATATGGCGAGGATCGTTACCAGCTGAACATTGCTTATCGAGGTGAACAGCCTGAATATGTTCCTGGAAGGAGAACAAGGGTTTCCCTCAGGGAATTCATATGTTTTCGTCTCCAGATTAGGGAGCACGAAGATGGAATTATTCACAAGTGTAGGCGATTATTTCAACAATTTGTTGTTGATTGTTTCACCATGATTGAGTCCCAAATGTTGTATGAGATTAGAATGAAGCAAA AGCGAGAGCGAATTCCCATTGCTGATCGTCCTAAAATCTCTTGTCGTGTCTTTCATGCCAAGTTGAAGTGCCTCCTTAGCAATCTCAAGGAAG gtaTGTATACTATTGAGTTCCAAAAAAGAGGTCTACCGCATGGACACATGTTACTTTGGTTTAACGGGGAAAGCAACTTACAAAGTGTTGAAATTGTTGATGAATTCATCTATGCCGAGCTACCCAATCCCCAGAAATTTCCATCTCTTTATAATGTCGTCACCAAGTACATGATCCATGGTTCCTGCAGTCGACTTAGACCGAGTTCTCCTTGCATGAAAGATGGTAAGTGCTCAAAATTTTATCCGAAAAGATTCGTTGACCAAACGAGCTTTGATGAAGATGGGTATCCAATATATAGACGTCGTAATATGGCTGTGACAGTGAAGATCAATGATGTTGATATTGACAATAGATTTGTTGTGCCCTATAATCCACTACTGTTAATAAAATATCAAGCTCACATAAATCTTGAGTTCTGTAACAAGTCAAACGTCATTAAGTATCTTTTTAAGTATGTCAATAAGGGTCCGGATCGGGTGACTGCAACTATTGGAGAAACATATGATGTTGGTGAATCTTCTCAAGTGGTTGATGAGATCAAACAGTATTACGATTGTCGTTATTTATTACCGTCTGAATCGATGTGGAGAATTTTTGCTTATGATATTCATCATAGATGGCCATCGGTACAGAGGTTGACTTTTCACTTGCCGAACCAGCAACATGTTGTATTCGATGATGCTGATATCACTACTCATGTTTATTTGCGCAACAAAGATTTGATGACGATGTTACGG AGAGGTTGTACCAGTTTTCGAAGTATAAGAACCGTGAATGGTGTTACTTATGATACAGTTCAAGAGGCATGTTTCGCCATGGGATTCTTGATAGATGATAAGGAGTATGTTTCTGCTATTAAAGAAGTCGCCGAGTTAGCGTCAGCTGCACAGCTAAGGAGGATTTTTGTGATGTTATTGCTATCTGGTTCCATGGGAAGACCTCTAGCAGTTTGGGAACAAACTTGTGCTTATTTGTCTGCTGATATTCTTTATCGCAGAAGACATGAGCTGCAATATCCCG ATCTAACGATGAGTCAGGACGAGTTGCAAACATTTTGTTTGTTGGAGATTGAAAAACTATTGCAGAGTAACGAAAAATCATTGAGAAATTATGCTAGCATGCCGGTTCCTAATAACTATTTAGTCTCTCTATTTAGCAATTTGATGTTGTTGCGTGAGTTGCAGTATGATACTGTTTCGAATATCTTAAAGTTAAATAAAGAACAGAGGGTGGTCTACGATAAAATTATTGATTGTGTTTCGAATAAGGGGCATGAATTCTTTTTTGT TGGTATTGCTTCTCTGTTGTTACCTAGTGGTAATACGGCGCATTCTATGTTCAATATTCCTGTTGAGCTGACTGAAGACACTGTTTATCGGATTAAGAAAGATAGTCCAAAAGCTGAGGTAGTCTGA